CTCGCCAATACGTCGGGCTTTGTCTATTACGTCTCGATGACCGGCGTGACCGGCTCGGCCATCAAGTCGCGCGGCGCCGTGGGTGAAGCGGTCGAGCGCATCAAGGCCCATACCGACCTGCCCGTCGCCGTGGGCTTCGGCATCAAGACGGCGGAAGACGCCGCCGAGATCGGCAGGCATGCCGATGGCATCGTCGTCGGCACGGTGCTGGTCGACGCGGTGGCCAATTCCCTGGCCGATGGCCGGGCGACGGACCGGACGGTTTCAGCCGTGCGCGATCTCGTCACCGACCTCGCCGCCGGGGTGCGCCGGGCCAGGGGATAGCGCGTCGCGCCCTTTGCGTTGACGCCTCGCCCTGATAAGAATTGCCACAATTGACGACTACGGGATCCTTTAAGGATCATCGCCAAAGGCCGTGCCATGAACTGGATCGACAATTTCGTCCGCCCCAAAATCCGCTCTTTCCTGTCCAACAAGCGGGATACGCCGGAAAATCTCTGGGTGAAGGACCCCGAATCCGGGGAAATGGTGTTTTACCGCGACCTCGAGGCCAATCAATGGGTGGTGCCCAATTCCGGCTACCACATGAAGATCAAGCCCGCCGACCGGCTGGCCACCTTCCTCGATGAGGGAAAATATGAGCTGGTGCCGGTGCCCTCCGTGCCGGTCGATCCGCTGAAATTCCGCGATCAGAAGCGCTATACGGATCGTCTCAAGGAAAACCGCGCCAAGACCGGCCATGAGGATTCGGTGATCGTGGCCACCGGCAGCCTGTTCGAGCGCGCCGTGACGCTGGCCATCCAGGATTTCGACTTCATGGGCGGCTCGCTCGGCATGGCGGCGGGGCAGGGGATCATAACCGGGCTCGAAACGGCAATCCGGCTAAAAACGCCCTTCATCCTTTTCGTCTCCTCGGGCGGGGCGCGCATGCAGGAAGGCGTGCTGTCGCTCATGCAGATGCCGCGCACCACCGTGGCGGTGCTGCGCCTGCGTGAGGCGGGTCTGCCCTTCTTCGTCGTCCTGACCAATCCCACCACCGGCGGCGTCACCGCTTCCTATGCCATGCTGGGCGACGTGCATCTGGCCGAGCCTGGCGCGCTGATCGGCTTTGCCGGCCAACGCGTCATCGAGCAGACCATTCGCGAAAAGCTGCCCAAGGGCTTCCAGCGCTCCGAATATCTTTACAGCCACGGCATGGTGGACATGGTGGTGCACCGGCACAATCTGCGCTCCACCATCGGTTCGCTGGCTGCCATCCTCACCAAGGCGCCGCCCAACGATGCGATCACCGCGACCAGCACCAGGGCCATCGCGGCGCAGGCGAGCCTGCGCGATGCCGCCTTGGCCGCCGAGGGCGACGACGACGATATCGAGCCGCCCGCCGCCGCGGCCCATGCCGAATAAGCCTGCCCCTGCTGGACAAGCGGGGCGGGGCCCTTTCTTATCCGGCTCATGGAACGCACAGCCCGATTCCCTGATGTAATGCTGCTGGCCGCGGGCCTGGGCCTGCGGCTCAGGCCGTTGACCGAGATCACGCCCAAGCCGCTGCTGCCCGTCGCCGGCACGCCGCTGATCGAGCGGGTCATGGCCAATGCGCGGGCCGAGGGAGCGGTGCGCTTCGTCGCCAATGCCCATTACCGCGCCGATCAATTGCTCGCCCATTTCGGCGGACTGCTCAAAGTCAATCGCGAGGCCGAATTGCTGGGCACCGGCGGCGGGGTCAAGGCGGCGCTGCCCATGCTGCATTCCGATCCATTCTTCGTCATGAACAGCGATGCGTTCTGGCCCGCCGGGGCCGACAGGCCGCTGACGCGCATGCTGGCTCGCCATAGCGGCGAACGCGATATCGTGCTGCTCTGCGTCCAGCCGCGCCGCGCCATCGGCTTTGGCCGCAGCCATGATTTCTGCCTCGATCCCTCCGGTTTGGTAACCCGCGATTACGGTGCGCCGATCATCTATGGCGGGGTGGCGCTTATGGGCCGGTCATGGTTCGATGATGCGTCTGACGGCGCCTTTTCGCTGAACCTGCTGCTCGATGCGGCGCTGGAAGCGGAGCGGCTGTCCGGCGTGGTGCTCGATGCCCCCTGGTTCCATGTCGGCGATCCGGCGGGTCTGGCGGCGGCCGAACAGGCGCTGTCGCCATGAGGCTTTTTTCCATCGCGCCCTCGGTGCCGTTTCTGCCCTGCCTGGCCGGGGCGGTGATGGATGGGTCCTTGCTGGCCGATTGGGATCGGAACGGTCCGTTCTGGTTGAGCGATGTCACCATCATCGTGCCCACCCAGCGCGCCCGGCAGAAGCTGGCCGAGGCTTTCGCCGGCCGCGCCGATTTTACCGGCCTGCTCCCCGATATCCGCACCTTTGGCGGCGAGGAGGCCGACGAGGAGCCGTTCCTGCCGCCCTTCGAGGCGCCGCCCCTGCCGCAGCCGGCCAGCGGGCTGATGCGCCGCCTGACCCTGTCGCATCTGGTGGCGCAATGGGCCCATAGCGAGCGCGGCCGCCTGGCCTTTTCCTCCCCGCCCAGCGCGGCCGAAATCTTCTCCATGGCCGAATCGCTCGGCCGGGTGATCGATGACCTGCTGATCGAGGAGCGCAGCCCCGCCGACATCAGGGCCATCGGCGATGCGCTGGCCCAGGAGCTGGGCGCCTATTGGCAGCAGACGCTGGAATTCCTCGATATCGCGCTGACTGCCTGGCCGGACCTGCTCCATTCCCTCAACCTGCAGGATTCCGCCGGTTTGCGCGGCGCCCGGCTCGACCGGCAGGCCCTGGCCGCGCCGCACCTTTATGGCGACAAGCCGGTGATCGCGGCCGGGTCCACCGGTTCCATCCCGGCCACGGCGCGGCTGCTGGCGGCGATTGCCGGATTGCCGCGCGGCGCGGTGGTGCTGCCCGGCCTCGATATGGCGATGAGCCCGGCAATGCTGGCCATGCTGCGCCACGACGATCAGAATCCGCACGGCCATCCGCAATATGGCCTCGCGCATCTGCTCGGGGTCCTGGGAGCCGGTGTCGACGAGGTCGAAGAACTTTGCCCCATGCCGCATCCGCGCACCATGCTGGTCAACCATGCGCTGGCGCCGACAGGGGCAACGGCGCTCTGGGCCGGGCAGCGTCCCGATGCGCTGGTGCTCGACGCCGCCCTGGCGGGCGTGTCCATCATCCAGGCCCGCAACCAGGATGAGGAGGCGCGAGCCATTGCCCTGGCCGGTCGCGCGGCGCTGGAAGAAGGCCGGACCGTGGGCATTGTCACGCCCGACCGCAATCTGGCTCGCCGCATCGCCGCCGAGCTCAAACGCTTTGCCATCCATGTCGATGACGCTGCCGGTTCGCCGCTCTTTCATGCCCCGGCCGGGCTGCTGGCGCGGCAGGTGCTCAACCTGGCGGTCAATGGCTGCGCGCCTGTCGACCTGATGGCGCTGCTGCGCAATCGCGCCGCGCGTTTCGGCGCCGACCGTGCGGCCATCACCGAGGCGGCCAATCGACTCGACCTGCGCCTGCTGCGTGGCCAGCGGCCGGGGCCGGGCCTGGCCGGGCTGCGCGCCTTGCTGGCGCTGCGTATGGCGGATGATCCCAGGAGCCGGCGGAGGCCGATCGGCGCCGAGGACGCCGCGGCGATTTCGGCCTTGTTCGATCAGCTGGAAGCGGCCATCGCGCCATTGCTGTCGCTTTTGCAGCAAAAGGAAATGCACGCCGCCCAGCTCGCCACCGCGCTGTGGAGCAGTGTCGAGGCGGTAAGCGCCGGCGCGCCCCTTCATGGCCGCGAGGAATTCTCCCTTTGGGCCGGGGAGATGGCGCGTCTGGGCGGCCAGGGCCACCGCTTCGGCCCCTTCGGGCTCGATGAGGTGCTGTTTGCGCTGATGAGCGGGTTCGAAGTGCGCAATCACGAGCAGCGGCGCGACGATATCGCCATCTGGGGTCAGCTGGAAGCGCGCCTGATGAGCCCGGACCTGCTGATCTTGAGCGCTCTCAATGAGGACAAATGGCCCGGTCCCGCCGATCCCGGCCCCTGGCTCAGCCGGGGCATGCGGCTGGCCGCCGGCATGGCGCCGCCCGAACGCATGCAGGGCCTCGCCGCCCACGATTTCGCGCAGGGCATGGGCAATGGCGAGGTCATCGTCGCCTATGCCGACCGCATTGGGTCCAGCCCGGCCCTGCCGTCGCGGCTGGTACAGCGGCTCGATGCCTTTATCGGCGCGCCGCACGCGGAAATCCTGCGGCAACGCGGCACTGTCTGGGTCGAGCGGGCGCGGCGGCTCGATGCCACGCTTTCGGTAAAGCCCGCCGGCCGGCCGGTGCCGAACCCGCCCTTTGCGCCGCGCCTGCGCCGGCTTTCGGTTACCGAGATCGAGACCTTGATGCGGTCGCCCTATGACCTTTATGCCAAGCACGTGCTGGGCCTGCGCCCGCTTGATGCGCTGGGTGAGGACCCGGATGCGCGCGAGCGCGGCAATATCATCCATGCCATCTTCGCCCGCTTCGTCAATGAAGGCCACGATGTGCTGGCCGACAGCGCCCTTGACCAGCTGATGGGCATTGCCAATCAGGAATTTGCCGGGCTCGACATGATCGGCGAGCGCCGTGACATCTGGCTCCGGCGCTTTGCCACGGCGGCGGCGCAATTCCTGGAATTCGAGCGGGGCCGGGCGGTGCGGGTCCGGGCCCGACATGCCGAGATCAGGGGCGAATGGCAGCTGGGGCTGGGCGGCGGCTTCCTGATTACCGGCGAGGCCGACCGTATCGACGAACTCATTGATGGCACTCTGGAAATTCTCGATTTCAAGACCGGCTCCCCGCCCAGTCCGGCCGGCATGAAGGCGTTCGAGGCGCCGCAATTGCCGGTCGAGGCATTGATGGCGCAGGCCGGGGCGATGCAGAA
This genomic stretch from Devosia sp. YIM 151766 harbors:
- the accD gene encoding acetyl-CoA carboxylase, carboxyltransferase subunit beta, whose translation is MNWIDNFVRPKIRSFLSNKRDTPENLWVKDPESGEMVFYRDLEANQWVVPNSGYHMKIKPADRLATFLDEGKYELVPVPSVPVDPLKFRDQKRYTDRLKENRAKTGHEDSVIVATGSLFERAVTLAIQDFDFMGGSLGMAAGQGIITGLETAIRLKTPFILFVSSGGARMQEGVLSLMQMPRTTVAVLRLREAGLPFFVVLTNPTTGGVTASYAMLGDVHLAEPGALIGFAGQRVIEQTIREKLPKGFQRSEYLYSHGMVDMVVHRHNLRSTIGSLAAILTKAPPNDAITATSTRAIAAQASLRDAALAAEGDDDDIEPPAAAAHAE
- a CDS encoding NTP transferase domain-containing protein, giving the protein MLLAAGLGLRLRPLTEITPKPLLPVAGTPLIERVMANARAEGAVRFVANAHYRADQLLAHFGGLLKVNREAELLGTGGGVKAALPMLHSDPFFVMNSDAFWPAGADRPLTRMLARHSGERDIVLLCVQPRRAIGFGRSHDFCLDPSGLVTRDYGAPIIYGGVALMGRSWFDDASDGAFSLNLLLDAALEAERLSGVVLDAPWFHVGDPAGLAAAEQALSP
- the addB gene encoding double-strand break repair protein AddB; amino-acid sequence: MRLFSIAPSVPFLPCLAGAVMDGSLLADWDRNGPFWLSDVTIIVPTQRARQKLAEAFAGRADFTGLLPDIRTFGGEEADEEPFLPPFEAPPLPQPASGLMRRLTLSHLVAQWAHSERGRLAFSSPPSAAEIFSMAESLGRVIDDLLIEERSPADIRAIGDALAQELGAYWQQTLEFLDIALTAWPDLLHSLNLQDSAGLRGARLDRQALAAPHLYGDKPVIAAGSTGSIPATARLLAAIAGLPRGAVVLPGLDMAMSPAMLAMLRHDDQNPHGHPQYGLAHLLGVLGAGVDEVEELCPMPHPRTMLVNHALAPTGATALWAGQRPDALVLDAALAGVSIIQARNQDEEARAIALAGRAALEEGRTVGIVTPDRNLARRIAAELKRFAIHVDDAAGSPLFHAPAGLLARQVLNLAVNGCAPVDLMALLRNRAARFGADRAAITEAANRLDLRLLRGQRPGPGLAGLRALLALRMADDPRSRRRPIGAEDAAAISALFDQLEAAIAPLLSLLQQKEMHAAQLATALWSSVEAVSAGAPLHGREEFSLWAGEMARLGGQGHRFGPFGLDEVLFALMSGFEVRNHEQRRDDIAIWGQLEARLMSPDLLILSALNEDKWPGPADPGPWLSRGMRLAAGMAPPERMQGLAAHDFAQGMGNGEVIVAYADRIGSSPALPSRLVQRLDAFIGAPHAEILRQRGTVWVERARRLDATLSVKPAGRPVPNPPFAPRLRRLSVTEIETLMRSPYDLYAKHVLGLRPLDALGEDPDARERGNIIHAIFARFVNEGHDVLADSALDQLMGIANQEFAGLDMIGERRDIWLRRFATAAAQFLEFERGRAVRVRARHAEIRGEWQLGLGGGFLITGEADRIDELIDGTLEILDFKTGSPPSPAGMKAFEAPQLPVEALMAQAGAMQKIAPAPSSALTYIKIGLGPEAFKPSAFAVAEGLDIMAAADEIWRRMQGHIDFFLLRETPLPARLLPLKTQRFSGPYDHLARVAEWSATDGEDET